GGCCCCAATCTCTTGCAAGGGAGATGGCGAACAAGCCGATGCAGACGCATCCGGTGCGGCTCTGCTCCCCTCCGGCTCATCGGGAGCTGGAGTCCGAGCCGGCTCCGCTGGCAATCCGCTGTCTGAACTCATGCCCCACCTGGCCAAGCGCGGCGGGCTGCCCTTCCCCGTCAGTCGCTCAGATTGATGTCATACGTCTGGTTCCCACCCCGAAAATCGAACTTCAGGCCTGATTGGTCCGGGTCGGCATACTTACGGGGAATGGGCACGTAACGATCCATCTGAGCTCCCGGTGAAGCCATTTTATACCCGTAATCCGCCGGATTGCCGGGCAAATTCAACTTGGGGGGCAGATTCTCCTTCGGCGGACCTTCCTTGGACACGCTCTTGAACGGCACGCCTTTCGTCTCCCCCTGCGGCTTGAGCGACTCCGTCTCGACCGTGACCTTGTAACTCCCGCCAGTGATTTTGGGAATCTGATAGCTGCCGTCTTCCTGAATCGGAGCGGAAAATGTCTGCCCGCCGCTGGAGTTGATAAAGGCGACGTACCCCCCCTTGAGCGGCTGGCCTTTGTAGGTCACCTTGCCACTGACCGATCCCGTGGGCGGCGAACAGGCCAAGATGCCCAGAGCAAGCACCGCGGCCCCTACCACTCCCCGGCTTAGCGAAAACCCTACGCGTGCATTCATAGCCGTGCCCCTTCATTCGTGTGGAACAAGAAAGAACCGTGGCCGAGTCCGCCCCAAGGTCCGCACCTTGGCGGTTGGAAACTCGACCCGCGAACCTGATTCGCCAGAATTCATCGGGAACGAATCGTTGCCGAGCCGCTCAGCTCGTCGTCGCTCGGTGGGACGGAAGGCCAATCGGTTTGTTGGACGGATGCCAATCTCAAGATGGACGATGGGGGAGAGAGGATAGAGTCCCCTCTCCCCGAACGGGCGAAGAGGATGCTCCCAGGGATTACCAATCGTTACCCAACTGATCCCCGACATTGGGGGTGAGAGCGGCCCACCAGGTCAGACCGGAAACCCGCTGCGACACAAAGCGCACGCTGCCATCCCCCAACGCCGTCTGAATCCCACCCACGTGCGGCGAACTGGCCCGACCGCCATCACAAATCCCGATACCATTGGAGGTCGGCGGCTGAATCTGCGGGGCCGATGCCGCACCCGTCGGCGTGCCTCCTAAGTCCGGCGAAGAGAACACCGGACCCCAATCCGGCCAATAGTTCTCGTTGTAGTTCCCGGAATTGCACCGCGCCAACTTCTCGGAGAAGAAGATCGTATTGGACGTGCCATCCGTGATGGCCGCGGGATAGCGAGTGTAGCCCAAGCCCCAACCCGGATACACATTCCGGAAGACGCGGCCATTCACCCCATAACTCGAACGCGCCCAATTGTCCTGCGGGTCCGTATACTCCGCCGGACACAACAACTTCTTCGTCCGACCACGATCCGGCACATACACCCACTGCGAATAGGTTATGAAACTCCCATTCCGACCATCCGGGTCCGGCTGCGAACGCGTCTGGTCAAACATCACTTGCTCTTCGATAAACGGCAGGATGTGCAGAAAGATACCGCCGTTGGAGTTATAGTTGGCCTGGGCATTGCGGGGATAGAGGCCGATGGACGGCGGCAGCTTCCCCTCATGCGTGTCCGCCGCATTGATCGTCGCCAACGCAATCTGCTTCAAACGATTCGAACAATCCGCACGCGCCGCCGCCTCCCGCACCTTCTGCACCGCGGGCAACAGCAACCCAATCAAAATCGCAATAATCGCAATCACTACCAACAACTCAATCAGCGTAAAACCACGACGCCACCCCAGGAGTGAGTAACCTCTCATGACAAACCTCCGAGACGGGAACAAATAGAAAGACAAAAACTCCGTAAGCGGTGAGTCCAGGCTGCTTACGTAACGGAAAATGCTCGACGCATCTCCGTCAATTATGCAGCCTAACTGTTCCCGATCCCGGAGTCAAGGAAAAAACTTTACATTTTCATACAAATTTTCCCACTTCGCCCGTCCTGCGACGGGTTCTGCTATCACCTCCTGGGTCCTTGACCCGATCTATCGCCTCAGGCTCTTGCTGGGTTGAGGCCTGACGCGGTTGGGACCATCCCGGCTGCCCGGCTTGGCGTGAAGTCCCAATTCACCATTCCTGTCTCGGCGAAACAGGCCGCAATCGTCCCGCGGTTAGGACCTCCCCCTTCCCAGACGAATCCCCAATGGGGGGTCTGAGGCGGCTCAGTCTTTCAAATCAATGTTGTGAGTCTGTGTCCCTCCGGGGAAATCGTAGGTGAGTCCCGACTCATTCACATCGGCGTACTTTTTCGGGATCGCCACATAACGCTTTTTGGGGTCGTAATCCGGGTTGGCCTTGGGCTGGGAGTAGCCGAAGGCGGACGGATCGACGGGGAGTTTCTCCGTGGGCGGTGCAGTCGCTTCCTTGGGAAGTTGATCTTTGCTCGGCAGTTTCATGCCGGCGGGGGTTTTGAACGCAAACGGGCTGCCCCCACCTCCGCTTTTGAGGGATTCCGTCTCAATGCTGATCTTGTAGCTGCCGGAGTACATCTTCGGGATTTCGTAACTGCCATCGAGCTTGATATCCGTGGAATAGGTGTACGGGCCGAGGAAGGTAATGGTGCCTCCTTTCAGGGGTTCCCCTTTGTAAGTAACCTTGCCGCTGAGCGAACCGCTCCGTGGACCGCAAGCAGTCAGCGGCACGATCACCACAGCCAGCAGAAGCCAACCCGAGGGACGGGACCTGATTTGTGCCTTCATACGTCAGCCACTCCAGCAACAGAGGAAAAGGAACGGGATGGAATACGGCCAACGGTTCGTTCACTGTCTCGTTGTGGTTTGCTATCGGCGTGAGGAGTAGGGCGAGGAGTTGGCAGCAGTCATCCGGCAACAGTTTGAACCGACGGAGCGATGAGGGGGCGATCACACACCGCCCCAGCGGCCGGATGACAGGCGGTTACCAGTCGTTACCCAGTTGGTCTCCCAAGTTGGGGGTCAGGGCGGCCCACCAGGTCAGACCGGAAACCCGCTGCGACACAAAGCGCACGCTGCCGTCCCCCAACGCCGTCTGAATCCCACCCACGTGCGGCGAACTGGCCCGCGCTCCGTTGCAGATTCCCACACCGTTGGAGGTCGGCGGCTGAATCTGCGGCGCCGAGGCCGCACCCGTCGGCGTGCCGCTCATGTCTTGTGGCATCGGGTAGAGGATCGATCCCCAGTCCGGCCAGTAGTTCTCGTTGTACGCGCCGCTGCTCCACTCCAACCCCAGGGTGGAGGAATTGCACCGCGCCAACTTCTCCGTGAAGAAAATCGTGTTCGACGTTCCATCGGTGATATGGGACGGATAGCGGGTGTAGCCCAGACCCCAGCCTGGATACACATGCCGGAAGATGCGGCCATTCACCCCATAACTCGAACGCGCCCAATTGTCCTGCGGGTCCGTATACTCCGCCGGACACAACAACTTCTTCGTCCGACCACGATCCGGCACATACACCCACTGCGAATAGGTTATGAAACTCCCATTCCGACCATCCGGGTCCGGCTGCGAACGCGTCTGTTCCAGCATCGGCTGTTCTTCGATGAACTGCAAAATGTGGAGGTACAGCCCGCCATTCGTGTTGTAATGGGCTTGGGCATTGCGGGGGTAGAGGCCGATGGACGGCGGCAGCTTCCCCTCATGCGTGTCCGCCGCATTGATCGTCGCCAACGCAATCTGCTTCAAACGATTCGAACAGTCCGCACGCGCCGCCGCCTCCCGCACCTTCTGCACCGCGGGCAACAGCAACCCAATCAAAATCGCAATAATCGCAATCACCACCAACAACTCAATCAGCGTAAAACCACGACGCCACACCGGAGAAGAAAACCCTCTCATGATCAACCTCCTCAAAGAAGACCGAGGTGCATCGACGAGGCTTTCGTGAGCCACGAGTCTAGACTCACGAGGACGAAGAGTGCGAGTCTCTCTTCATCAAATCCCCAGATTAACGCCATTTATGAGATTCGTCAAGGTTTTTCTTCATTTTTTTGAAAAGGGATTGACGTGCCGCCTACCATCCGCAGCCAGCAAGCGGCGGCGCCAAGATCGAGTAACACTCGACTCTCATACCGAGAAAAAGAGGGGAAAGGGGCGGTTTCCCGCGCTCAGGGAAGGCGGAATGCCCCGAGGCAGCCGCGAGACGGGACGACCGGCGGAAGGGAAGAGGCTGGAGTGGCCTCGGCGGCCAGGGGAGCTTCCGCGCTTCAGTTGCCCAATTTGAGGCGCTTCAAGGCCACCCGGCCCGCGGCATTGATTTGGGGATTGGAGTCGTTCTCAGCCAGGTAGGTCAGGCGTTTGACCACACGCTCGCGCAGCTCGGAGTTCAGGTCGTTGAGCCGCAATCGGCCCAGAGTATCGATGGCCCAGGAGCGATAGTCGAGGGGATAGGGCACGTTCCGCTGTCCTCCGGCGCGGCTGGGAGGCTTCCAGGCGGAAGTGGCCAGGAGCATTTCGTTCACAATCACCGTGTTGGGCCGACGGATGACCGCTTCCGCGATGGCCGGCCGCACCTTCTCGCTCTGCTCTGCCAGCTCGATCAGGGCCAGGAGAATCTCATCGGACTGATCGTTCAGGCTGGCCAGATGGATGCCGATCGCTTCGCGGGCTGGAAAGCTGAGGCGGGTATTGCGGCAGTGCGCTTCGAGAATGTTACGCCCGCGGGTGCCGAAGGAACCCAGCGCCTGGATCGCCGCGATGAGCAGTTCCTCCTGCGGGCTGATCTTGCCGTTTTCCCCGCCCTCCTCGGCCTTCAATTCGGGATGGGGCGTGTAGTTGGTCAGGATTTGATCCAGTATAGGGATGACCTTGTCCGCCACACGTGGGCCAATAGCCTGAAGGGCCTGCACCGCGGCGGCGCGCACCCGCAGGTCCTCATCCTTCTGAAGCCGCTCGATCAGATCGGGAACCGCCTCGGACGCATCCGTTTTCATTTCCTTGAGGCGCAGGGCGGCCTCCCGGCGGACCGGACCATGCGAATGCCGCAACAAATCCCGCAACAGAATCAGATGCTGCGTCTCCGGCGGTACGACCATCGCCAGCAGAAGGGCGACTTCCTGAGCCAGCTCCGGGTTATCTTCCGTCATCCCCTGATAACGGGCGATCAGTTCAACGAGCAAGCCGCGGGCTAGTTGGGGACGCTGTTGCAAACACTGCACCGCCATCCGGCGAATCGAGAGATCGGTATCCTTGAACAGAGGCGGGACGAGTTGTTCGAGTTGAGCTTGCAATAGCGGGTGCTTCAAGGCGTTTTGCGCAGCCAGGCGGCGGATTTCTAGGTTCGGGTCCCGGATCGCCTCGACCCAGATTTTCGCCTGTTCTGCCTCGCTACAGAGGGGCACCAGCAGGGTCAGGGCGCGCTGCCGAACCTCGGGATGGTTATGGCGCAGCTTCTCCAGGAGCAGCGGCTTGTCATTGATATGGGCTTGGCCGTAGGTGGCGAGCAATTCCTTGGCTAGCTCCGCAATCTCAGCGTCGGGGTCCGCCACGCCTTCCAGGACCACTCCCAGCGCCACGCTGCGACCCGCCAGACCGGCCTGCTTGAGGATTTTGTACAAGTCCCGGCGTGCTTCCCCCTGGGCGACCTTGAGCAATTCCACTGCCAACGCGAGCTGTTCCTGCGGCAACGGCGGCGTATTGTTGGCAAACATGCGGATGGCGTAATTCCGCAAAGCCGGCGAGGGAGACTGCAAGCACTTGACCAGGTGAGCGGTGCAGGAGGCATCCGGCGGCGGCAGCGCATAGAGCTTGGCGATCAACTCCGCCTGCACTGTACCCTGCGTGATCTCGGCCAGTTCGATGAGGCGGATGTGGCTCAGCTCGCCGTTTTTTCCAATGGCGGTAACGAGCAGTTTCTGGATTTCCGGCGGATACTTCGACAGTTTGGCGACGAGAATCGCAACGTCGACGTCGGGAAGGGTCGGCGTACCCTGGGCGAACATCTTGGCGGCGTAAAGGCGAGCGGCGGGGGAGGAGGAATCCAGAGCATCGAGGAGCGCCTTGGCCATCTCCGGGGACGGCGCTCCCAAGAGATAGAGAATCTGTTCAATCTCCTGTTGCAACTTCGGATCCGCCGTCGGCAGTAGGCGCAGCAGCACCGGAATGGCCGCCTGAGCACGGGACTTTTGCTCTCCGAGCTTCTGGAGGGCCTTGCTCCGTTCCTCGGCCGTCCCTTTTTCAACGACTTGGAGCAATTGCTCAACGTATTGCTTGGCCTGCGCCTCGGCCCTCGCCTGCCGTCCGCGAACCGGCGTCCAGGTCTGATTCTGCTTTTTGAAGTATTCGTTGACCAGATTTTCGATTTCGGAAACACGGATGTTGAAGCAGGTCTGGCGGTTCCGGGGATTGCGTTGCACCATCAGCCCCACCAATTCGCCATTGTCGTTGGCCACGGGTCCACCGTTGACATCCTTGTCGCTGACCGTGCGGGTGGCGAAGACCGCCTGTCGATTTTCGGGCATGTTTGGATCCACCAGCTTCCTGAGGCTTCGCAACATCTGGCGCTCGCTGTCGATCATCTCCTGGAGTTCATCGGCTTTCATCTCTTCGGCCAGCTCATCGAGGCCGAAAGTCTCAAGCATCTGCTTACTCCCTTGGAGAAGTTTTTCATTGGCATCGAGCAAATCCTCGAGGTCGTCGAGGAAGTTGTTATTCTTCTTGGGCTGGACCGTGTCCTGCGTCAGCTGCCACAATTTCGAGCGGCCCGCCACCGTGTTGCGCAGGGTGTAGACCTTCTGGTCCGGTTGCACCGTGGATTGCAATGGAAGAACGGCGGCCTGAGCGTTCGGAGCAAGCTGCTGCAGTTGGAGCAAAACCAGGTTGGCCTGCGAATAGAGCAGGACCGCTCGGCCCTTCGTGCGGAATGCTGGGGAAGAGCTGCTCTTGTACCGCGAGAAGTCATGGACCAGATTGTTCGAGGTTTTCTCGTACATCGGGAAATAGACCGTAATCTCCGGGTTGTTTTGCTGGGTGAAGATTTGGCTACTGGTGACCGCCAGGCGATGGGAGGTGTCGATGATGCAACCCGTTTGGTAGTAGGTCCGTAAACCTTTCTTGACGGCCAGGAGGACCGAGCAGCGGGTCATCTCCCGCGCGATGTCCTGAGGAGACAGGGGGCCATCCGAGGGCGGCGGAGGTGGCGGGATGTCAGGAGGCGATCCGTCCCCATTGCCCCCACCGCCGCCAGGCGGTTGCGATCCTCCCCCATCGCCGGAACCCCCTCCACCCTGGGATACATTTTCGTTTTTGACGTATTGCGTGTAGTAGTAATAACCCCCGATGCCGGCGCCGGCGAGCAGGATCAGGAAAAGGGGGATGCCGATGAGGAGGAGGATCAGTCCCGTGGAGGAGGGGGAGGAGGGCGTTGGCGCAGCGGGGGCGGCGGGGGGAACGGGACGGCGGGCTACCCCAGAACCGGCTCCCATTCGGCCAGCCGGAGCGGCGGGGGCCGGCAACCCCACTGCGGAAGGTGGGCGTGCTCCCGGTGCGGAAGCCGGCGGCGGACTGTAAGCCAGCGGAACGGCGGCAGGAGCCGGAGGGGTAGGCAGCGGCGGAGGCGGCACGATGCGGGCGGGCGTAATCGGAATCGGTGCGGCAGGCGGAGCGGCAGGGGTAGCGGGGCGCGGCGGCCCGGCAGAAGCCGCGGGTGTGCCCTCTGCACCGCCAGGATTCCATGAGGACCCCGGCGTCACCGCTCCTTCGCGAGCCAGTGGCACCAAAGCGACCCCACAGCCAGGACAGTGTGCCTTGGCCGAGGTGGTTTGCATCACATAGGACTCCCCGCACTTCGGGCAAAACCAGCGGTTCAGATTCATCGCTCTCACCTCCCGATGGAATACAGCCCAGCTTTTTTTTTCCGGCGGAAGAACGCCCCAACGCCTCCGATGCTGCTCAACTTCACGAGCTTCCTGGACGGCAACGCGGACCTTCCCCCACGGGCGATCAAGCGGTAACTCCCAATACCATGAAGCGCTGGAAGGAGGATCCGCAGGTGGTAGCGGTACCACTGAGGCCGACGTCGCGTGAAATTGTAATGCGCTCGCACAAGTCATGCAAGCTCGGTAGGCGTTTTTTTCATTGGAATATACTAACGATGATCAGAATTTTCTATACGTCTCGGAAGTGAAAGGGCACACATTGCCGCTTGGCACCACGAAGGGAGGAATAGGCCGTCCCCCCCGTGGGAGCTGCTCTTCATTCCCGAATCCCGACAGAATGCGGATCAACAGGATGAGGATCAGACAAAATGCGGTGCCGCCGGTGACAACTGCGTGAGGAAGCAGCAGGGAGGAGCGGCGAGCGGAGAAATCGGCGAACTACCGAGAGGCTAGCGGGCCGAGGAAAAGCCGGCCCTCGACTCTGGCCGGCGCCGATAGAGCCAACGTGGCTTTGAGCTGAACGGGCCGAGGAAAAGCCGGCCCTCGACTCTGGCCGGCGCCGACAGAGCCAACGTGGCTTTGAGCTGAACGGGCCGAGGAAAAGCCGGCCCTCGACTCTGGCCGGCGCCGACAGGGCTAGCTTGGCTTTACAACCGCAGGCGAACGGCACCAGGGTGAAGGGTCAGGAAAAGCGGACGGATGGGGAGGACTCAATCCTCGTCCTCATCGTCATCGTCCTCATCCTCGTCATAGTCCTCGTCTTCGTCGTCCTCGTCCTCGTACTCATCGAAGTCGTCATCCTCGTCGAAATCTTCCTCCTCGTCGAAGTCTTCGAGTTCGTCTTCATCCTCGAAGTCTTCGTCGAAGTCGTCATCCTCATCGAATTCGTCGTCGAGGTCTTCGTCGTCGAAGTCCTCATCCTCGTCGTCGAAGTCCTCATCCTCGTCGTCGTCGTAGTCCTCGTCGTCATCGTCGTAGTCGTCCTCATCGTCATCATCGTAAGCGAAGAGGTCGGGGAGGACGGGGAGAGCGCGGAGATCGTCCTGATCTTCCAGGGTTGGCGGCATGGGCCAGGTACGGGATGTCAAGGGTTCGAGCAGAATGCGTGCAGTCATGGGCAATTCCTCAAGTATAGGTGACGGCCGTGGGCCGCTGCCGACAAGGCCAACGGCGGCAGGCCGCTGTCCACTGTCACACGGGGGAAAATCCTCCTGGGGGTGTCTGCCCTCACAGACAGATCAATCCCCTTATACGGAAGCTCAGGGGGAGAGGCTAGAGCGTCAGGGTGGCGTGCAGGGCCACGAGCCAACGGCGGCCTCCTCCCGGAGCAAGGTAGATGCTTCTTAGGGAAGCGGAGCGAGGGCGTCAAGCCAGAGCCTGTTTTTTTCCTGCCAATCCTAAGTTATTGTGAAAAATTGATTTAGGATGCCGAAAGCCGAAGGGAACGAGGGACGCTCCAGCACCCCGCGGCAGCGCAAGAGCGGACTCGGAAGGGCGCTGTGGAAAACTCGGAATCTCGAAGGCGGATCGGCAAACAGGTAGGCAGGCGCGCTAGGGGAGACGGCATCCTGACAGGTGTCGACACATGGGTAGGCGGAGAACAAGGGCGGCGGTGCGAGAAAAAAATCCTTGACAGGACGGCGGGAAGGTATCAGGATAAAAGGGAACCTGCCTGAAAAGATATTCCCGCCTACGTGTTCGTATCTCAGGTTTTGTCGAATCCTAGGGAAAAGAGCCATGAAGCCAGTCCAGCAGCGTGGGTTGCGGGTGTATTGGGGTGTGTGCCTTCTGGTGCTCTGGGGTGGCGAGCGGGTGTGGTCCGCGGAAGGTCCGCAAGGGGGGGAGGGAAAGCTGGTGGTGTATCCGGCCGAGGTGAAGCTGACCGGCCGGCGGGCGGAGCAGCGGCTAGTGGTGCTAGGGCCGGCGGGAGCTGGCGGAGTGCGCGACTGGAGCCGGGAGGCGCAGTGGCAGGTCGAGAATGAGCAGGTGGCGGCGGTGGAAGGGGGCGTGGTGCGTCCGCGGGGTGATGGGCAGACGGTGGTGCGCGTGCGGGCGGGGGGACAGGAGGCGGCGGTCCCGGTGCGGGTGGAGCGCTACGCGGCGGATGAACTCGTGGATTTCGTGCGGGAAGTGGAACCGATCCTGACCAAGGCGGGATGCAACAGCGGCGGGTGCCATGGGGCGGCGTTGGGACGCGGCGGCTTCCGGCTGTCGCTCTTCGGGTTCGACCCGGCCTTCGATTATGCCCAGATCGTGCGGAGCAGCGAAGGGCGGCGCGTGGTGGTGGCCGAGCCGGACCGGAGCATTCTACTGGCTAAGCCGGCCTTGGTCATGGAGCACGGGGGCGGGGAACGCCTGCGGCGGGGCAGCCGGGATTACGAAGTCCTGGCCCAATGGCTGGCGGACGGAGCGCCGGGACCGAGCGGCACCGACGTGGAAGTCGTGGGCCTGGAGGTGTTCCCCCCAGCGCGGAGCTTGGGAAACGGGGAGCAGCAGCAACTGGCGGTGACGGCGATCTGGTCCGATGGACGGCGGACAGATGCCACACGGCATGCCCAGTACGACAGCCTCAACGAAGGCGTCGCGGAAGTGACAAGTGACGGCTTGGTGCGGGCGAAAGGGCCGGGGCAGACGCACATCATGATCCGCTTCGGCGGCCAGGCAAGTGTGGCTCAGATCACCTGGCCATATGCCCGGCTGACTTCTTTCCCGGAATATCCGACGGAGAACATCATCGATCGGCTGCTAGTGGAAAAGTGGAAGGAGCTGGGGCTGACGCCGTCGCCGGTGTGCAGTGATGAGGAGTTCCTGCGGCGGCTGTATCTGGATGCGCTGGGTCGGCTGCCGACACCGGCGGAAGTGCGGGCTTTCCTGGCGGACTCCGGCGCGGACAAGCGCCAGCGAGCGGTGGAGACGGTGCTCCAGCGGGGCGAATTCGCGGATTGGTGGGCCTTGCGCTGGGGGGACCTGCTGCGGATCAACCGCACGGCGTTGCAAGAGAAAGGCATGTGGAGTTTCCACAACTGGGTGCGGGCGCAGATGCGGGACAACGTGCCGCTGGACCGCTTCGTGCGCGAAATCATCACGGCGGAAGGCAGCACCTTCATGGACGGCCCGGCGAACTTCTTCCGCATCGGACGGACGGCGGAGGACTGGGCGGAAAGTACGGCCCAAGTGTTTCTGGGAATCCGTATCGGGTGTGCCCGGTGCCATCACCATCCGTTCGAGAAATGGAGCCAGGATGATTACTACGGCCTGACGGCCTTTTTCGTCCGGATCGGCACGAAGGGAAGCCAGGAGTTCGGCCTGTTCGGCCAAGAGACGGTGGTATTCGTGCGCTCGACGGGTGAGGCCATGCATCCGCGCCGCGGGAGCTTTGTCGCGCCTCGGCCTCTGGATGGAGACAAGAAGCAATCCTGGGACGATCCGCTGGATCGGCGCTTCCGCCTGGCCGAGTGGCTGACCAGTCCGGAGAACCGCCTCTTCGCCCGGAACCTGGCCAACCGCATCTGGGGTTACACGATGGGCCGGGGATTGGTGGAACCGCTGGACGACATGCGGGCGACAAACCCGCCGGTGCATCCCGCCCTGCTGGAAGCCCTGGCCGACGAGTTGATCCGCAGCAAATACGACCTCAAGCATCTGTTGCGGCTCATCTTCACCAGCCGAGCCTATCAGCTCTCGGCCCAGGTGACGCCTGGGAACCAGGCGGATGCCGCCAATGTCTATTTCACCCGGCGGGTGGTGCGGCGACTGACAGCGGAACAACTGGCGGACGCCCTGGACGACCTGACGGGCAGTCCAGAGAAGTATCCGGGGTTGCCGCCGGGAACGCGCGCCGTGCAGTTGCCGGATAGCGAGGTGGCGTCCTACTTCCTGGACACCTTTGGGCGTCCGGCCCGGCAGGTGCTCTGCGAATGCGAGCGGACCAGCACACCTAACCTGGCCCAAGCGATGCATCTGCTCAACGGCGCGGTCCTCCAGCGGAAGCTGGCCGATCCCAACGGGCGGATCGACAAACTGCTGGCCGCTAAGACGCCGCTGCCGCAGATCGTCGAGGAGTTGTACCTGGCCGCCTGGTCACGCCGCCCCAGTGCCGATGAACTTAAGAAGGCGGAAAGCTGGGTCCGCTCCGCGCCGAACCTGCGCGAGGGATTGCAGGACCTGGTCTGGGTGCTGGCCAACAGCCGGGAGTTCCTGTTCAACTACTGATCGCCTACTGCCATCCGACCGTCCCGATACGCCCGCCTGACGGAAACCCGCCGGTTCAACGCAACAGGGTCCCAAGGGTTCGACATGATTCAGTGCCACCGGTTCGACACGATTCAGTCCCGCCGGTTCGACCCATTGGAGTCCCACCGGTTTGAGATGGACAGCTTGCCGTTTCTGTTGAGGGTCTAGTTCATGAGGAAATGCCGGACAACCGTATTGGGTCGCTGCCGGCTAGCGTTGCTGGGAGCTGGGGCCGTGGTGGGATTACTGCTGCCGCTGGCGGCGGCCCAAGGGCCAGGCGGGTCTTCGCCCAAAGTCAAGGGGTCGTCATCGGGAAGCGACGGGTCGGCGTCAAAAGCCAAGGGATCACCACCGACTAGCGGCGGGTCGGCACCGGAAGCCAAAGGGCA
The genomic region above belongs to Thermogemmata fonticola and contains:
- a CDS encoding carboxypeptidase-like regulatory domain-containing protein produces the protein MNARVGFSLSRGVVGAAVLALGILACSPPTGSVSGKVTYKGQPLKGGYVAFINSSGGQTFSAPIQEDGSYQIPKITGGSYKVTVETESLKPQGETKGVPFKSVSKEGPPKENLPPKLNLPGNPADYGYKMASPGAQMDRYVPIPRKYADPDQSGLKFDFRGGNQTYDINLSD
- a CDS encoding DUF1559 family PulG-like putative transporter — its product is MRGYSLLGWRRGFTLIELLVVIAIIAILIGLLLPAVQKVREAAARADCSNRLKQIALATINAADTHEGKLPPSIGLYPRNAQANYNSNGGIFLHILPFIEEQVMFDQTRSQPDPDGRNGSFITYSQWVYVPDRGRTKKLLCPAEYTDPQDNWARSSYGVNGRVFRNVYPGWGLGYTRYPAAITDGTSNTIFFSEKLARCNSGNYNENYWPDWGPVFSSPDLGGTPTGAASAPQIQPPTSNGIGICDGGRASSPHVGGIQTALGDGSVRFVSQRVSGLTWWAALTPNVGDQLGNDW
- a CDS encoding DUF1559 family PulG-like putative transporter, translated to MRGFSSPVWRRGFTLIELLVVIAIIAILIGLLLPAVQKVREAAARADCSNRLKQIALATINAADTHEGKLPPSIGLYPRNAQAHYNTNGGLYLHILQFIEEQPMLEQTRSQPDPDGRNGSFITYSQWVYVPDRGRTKKLLCPAEYTDPQDNWARSSYGVNGRIFRHVYPGWGLGYTRYPSHITDGTSNTIFFTEKLARCNSSTLGLEWSSGAYNENYWPDWGSILYPMPQDMSGTPTGAASAPQIQPPTSNGVGICNGARASSPHVGGIQTALGDGSVRFVSQRVSGLTWWAALTPNLGDQLGNDW
- a CDS encoding HEAT repeat domain-containing protein encodes the protein MNLNRWFCPKCGESYVMQTTSAKAHCPGCGVALVPLAREGAVTPGSSWNPGGAEGTPAASAGPPRPATPAAPPAAPIPITPARIVPPPPLPTPPAPAAVPLAYSPPPASAPGARPPSAVGLPAPAAPAGRMGAGSGVARRPVPPAAPAAPTPSSPSSTGLILLLIGIPLFLILLAGAGIGGYYYYTQYVKNENVSQGGGGSGDGGGSQPPGGGGGNGDGSPPDIPPPPPPSDGPLSPQDIAREMTRCSVLLAVKKGLRTYYQTGCIIDTSHRLAVTSSQIFTQQNNPEITVYFPMYEKTSNNLVHDFSRYKSSSSPAFRTKGRAVLLYSQANLVLLQLQQLAPNAQAAVLPLQSTVQPDQKVYTLRNTVAGRSKLWQLTQDTVQPKKNNNFLDDLEDLLDANEKLLQGSKQMLETFGLDELAEEMKADELQEMIDSERQMLRSLRKLVDPNMPENRQAVFATRTVSDKDVNGGPVANDNGELVGLMVQRNPRNRQTCFNIRVSEIENLVNEYFKKQNQTWTPVRGRQARAEAQAKQYVEQLLQVVEKGTAEERSKALQKLGEQKSRAQAAIPVLLRLLPTADPKLQQEIEQILYLLGAPSPEMAKALLDALDSSSPAARLYAAKMFAQGTPTLPDVDVAILVAKLSKYPPEIQKLLVTAIGKNGELSHIRLIELAEITQGTVQAELIAKLYALPPPDASCTAHLVKCLQSPSPALRNYAIRMFANNTPPLPQEQLALAVELLKVAQGEARRDLYKILKQAGLAGRSVALGVVLEGVADPDAEIAELAKELLATYGQAHINDKPLLLEKLRHNHPEVRQRALTLLVPLCSEAEQAKIWVEAIRDPNLEIRRLAAQNALKHPLLQAQLEQLVPPLFKDTDLSIRRMAVQCLQQRPQLARGLLVELIARYQGMTEDNPELAQEVALLLAMVVPPETQHLILLRDLLRHSHGPVRREAALRLKEMKTDASEAVPDLIERLQKDEDLRVRAAAVQALQAIGPRVADKVIPILDQILTNYTPHPELKAEEGGENGKISPQEELLIAAIQALGSFGTRGRNILEAHCRNTRLSFPAREAIGIHLASLNDQSDEILLALIELAEQSEKVRPAIAEAVIRRPNTVIVNEMLLATSAWKPPSRAGGQRNVPYPLDYRSWAIDTLGRLRLNDLNSELRERVVKRLTYLAENDSNPQINAAGRVALKRLKLGN
- a CDS encoding DUF1549 domain-containing protein, which encodes MKPVQQRGLRVYWGVCLLVLWGGERVWSAEGPQGGEGKLVVYPAEVKLTGRRAEQRLVVLGPAGAGGVRDWSREAQWQVENEQVAAVEGGVVRPRGDGQTVVRVRAGGQEAAVPVRVERYAADELVDFVREVEPILTKAGCNSGGCHGAALGRGGFRLSLFGFDPAFDYAQIVRSSEGRRVVVAEPDRSILLAKPALVMEHGGGERLRRGSRDYEVLAQWLADGAPGPSGTDVEVVGLEVFPPARSLGNGEQQQLAVTAIWSDGRRTDATRHAQYDSLNEGVAEVTSDGLVRAKGPGQTHIMIRFGGQASVAQITWPYARLTSFPEYPTENIIDRLLVEKWKELGLTPSPVCSDEEFLRRLYLDALGRLPTPAEVRAFLADSGADKRQRAVETVLQRGEFADWWALRWGDLLRINRTALQEKGMWSFHNWVRAQMRDNVPLDRFVREIITAEGSTFMDGPANFFRIGRTAEDWAESTAQVFLGIRIGCARCHHHPFEKWSQDDYYGLTAFFVRIGTKGSQEFGLFGQETVVFVRSTGEAMHPRRGSFVAPRPLDGDKKQSWDDPLDRRFRLAEWLTSPENRLFARNLANRIWGYTMGRGLVEPLDDMRATNPPVHPALLEALADELIRSKYDLKHLLRLIFTSRAYQLSAQVTPGNQADAANVYFTRRVVRRLTAEQLADALDDLTGSPEKYPGLPPGTRAVQLPDSEVASYFLDTFGRPARQVLCECERTSTPNLAQAMHLLNGAVLQRKLADPNGRIDKLLAAKTPLPQIVEELYLAAWSRRPSADELKKAESWVRSAPNLREGLQDLVWVLANSREFLFNY